From the genome of Flavobacterium luteolum, one region includes:
- the typA gene encoding translational GTPase TypA yields MESIRNIAIIAHVDHGKTTLVDKIMYHCQLFRENENTGDLILDNNDLERERGITITSKNVSVQYKGTKINIIDTPGHADFGGEVERVLNMADGVCLLVDAFEGPMPQTRFVLQKAIDLGLKPCVVINKVDKENCTPEEVHEKVFDLMFELGATEEQLDFPAVYGSAKNNWMSDDWKNQTENIEPLLDMVIANVPAPKVSEGTPQMLITSLDFSSFTGRIAIGRLERGTLKEGMPISLVKRDGKIIKSRIKELHTFEGLGRRKVEEVVAGDICAVVGIEGFEIGDTIADFENPEALQTIAIDEPTMSMLFTINDSPFFGKEGKFVTSRHIRERLTKELEKNLAMKVGETDSADKFMVFGRGVLHLSVLIETMRREGYELQIGQPQVIIKEVDGVKCEPIEELTIDLPENLSGRAVEFVTIRKGEMLSMEGKGERMIIKFNIPSRGIIGLRNQLLTATAGEAIMAHRFIGYEPYKGEIPGRNNGSLISMENGKAIPYSIDKLQDRGKFFVDPNEDIYEGQVIGENTRSDDMTVNVTKTKKLSNVRSSGADDKARIIPAIKFSLEEALEYIQKDEYVEVTPKSLRLRKIYLSETDRKRYKI; encoded by the coding sequence ATGGAATCTATTAGAAACATTGCAATTATTGCCCACGTCGATCACGGTAAAACAACTTTGGTTGATAAAATTATGTATCACTGTCAGTTATTTCGTGAGAACGAAAACACAGGTGATTTAATCTTAGATAATAATGATTTAGAGCGTGAGAGAGGTATTACAATTACTTCTAAAAACGTATCGGTTCAATATAAAGGAACAAAAATCAATATTATCGACACTCCTGGCCACGCCGATTTTGGAGGTGAAGTAGAACGTGTATTGAACATGGCCGATGGTGTATGTTTGCTAGTTGATGCTTTCGAAGGTCCAATGCCTCAAACTCGTTTCGTTTTACAAAAAGCGATCGATTTAGGATTAAAACCATGCGTGGTTATCAACAAAGTAGATAAAGAAAACTGTACTCCTGAAGAGGTTCATGAAAAAGTTTTTGATCTAATGTTTGAATTAGGTGCTACTGAAGAGCAATTGGATTTCCCAGCTGTTTACGGTTCTGCTAAAAACAACTGGATGTCTGATGATTGGAAAAATCAAACAGAAAACATTGAACCATTATTAGACATGGTTATTGCTAATGTTCCAGCTCCTAAAGTTTCTGAAGGAACTCCACAAATGTTAATCACATCTTTAGATTTCTCTTCATTTACAGGTCGTATCGCTATCGGACGTCTTGAAAGAGGAACTTTAAAAGAAGGTATGCCAATTTCTTTGGTAAAAAGAGATGGGAAAATCATCAAATCTAGAATTAAAGAATTACACACTTTTGAAGGTTTAGGCCGTAGAAAAGTTGAAGAAGTTGTTGCTGGAGATATTTGTGCGGTTGTAGGTATTGAAGGTTTCGAAATTGGTGATACTATTGCTGATTTTGAAAACCCAGAAGCTTTACAAACAATTGCTATCGACGAGCCAACTATGAGTATGTTGTTTACAATTAACGATTCTCCTTTCTTTGGTAAAGAAGGTAAATTTGTTACTTCTAGACATATTCGCGAAAGATTAACAAAAGAGCTAGAGAAAAACTTAGCGATGAAAGTTGGAGAAACTGATTCTGCTGATAAATTCATGGTTTTTGGTCGTGGTGTACTTCACTTATCTGTTCTTATCGAAACAATGAGAAGAGAAGGGTACGAACTTCAAATTGGTCAGCCACAAGTTATCATCAAAGAAGTTGATGGTGTTAAATGTGAGCCAATTGAGGAATTAACTATCGACTTGCCAGAAAATCTTTCAGGTAGAGCGGTTGAATTTGTTACTATCCGTAAAGGTGAAATGCTTTCTATGGAAGGTAAAGGAGAGCGTATGATTATTAAATTCAATATTCCATCTCGTGGAATTATCGGTTTAAGAAATCAATTGCTTACTGCTACAGCTGGTGAGGCTATTATGGCACACCGTTTCATTGGATACGAACCATACAAAGGAGAAATTCCTGGACGTAACAACGGTTCATTAATCTCTATGGAAAACGGAAAAGCTATTCCTTATTCTATCGATAAATTACAAGATCGTGGTAAATTCTTCGTTGATCCTAACGAGGATATCTATGAAGGTCAGGTAATTGGAGAAAATACTCGTAGCGACGATATGACTGTTAACGTTACTAAAACGAAAAAACTTTCTAACGTTCGTTCTTCTGGAGCTGATGATAAAGCTAGAATTATCCCAGCTATCAAATTCTCATTAGAAGAAGCTTTAGAGTACATTCAAAAAGATGAGTATGTTGAAGTTACTCCAAAATCTTTACGTTTAAGAAAGATTTATTTAAGTGAAACGGATAGAAAAAGATATAAAATCTAA
- a CDS encoding PAS domain-containing sensor histidine kinase, which translates to MMKSKTLQITLIYTIISIIMAVICHKLLTTYFSSSEYPYLSLIKDIVFILITVLVFSFILSKNEKRNITIFEKLNKTNEEIKESNEKYDIVAKATSDTIWDWKIQEDSINWNKGIEGVFGYDPKEVGKTSKWWFDKIHPEDSIRMSIKLYSFIEQKTEKWQDQYRFRCADGSYKYVLDRGFLLKDENGRAIRMIGAIQDITKQKEEEQRLKLLETVITQSKDSILITEANSSERKIPKIVYVNPAFSQMSGYQSNEIIGKSPNIFKGPKSDSDELKKLLSAIKNEEECLIETISYTKSKEEYWVRFSMIPIFSNEGLISHWISIQRDITDEKKLETEKEHLIRELTQNNKDLKQFSYITSHNLRAPLSNLIGLLNLMEDIPIENEELQEIVAGFTKSTHLLNETINDLVKVIIIKDNPSMQKEEVSLKEVFENVFSQLSFQIELHKPIIKLKFDKVPELITNKAYIESILLNLLTNSIKYKSENRKLKISITAEQIEQRTILTFKDNGIGIDLERNRDKIFGLYQRFHNYPDSKGLGLYLVKSQVETMGGTISIDSEVNKGTTFTITFKN; encoded by the coding sequence ATGATGAAAAGTAAAACTCTCCAAATTACTCTTATTTATACAATCATCTCGATAATTATGGCGGTCATATGTCATAAATTACTCACAACCTACTTTTCTTCTTCAGAATATCCATATTTATCTTTAATAAAAGACATTGTATTTATCCTAATCACAGTATTGGTTTTCAGTTTTATACTTTCAAAAAACGAAAAAAGAAATATAACCATCTTTGAAAAGTTAAACAAAACCAATGAAGAAATAAAAGAATCAAATGAGAAATATGACATTGTAGCAAAAGCAACAAGCGATACGATTTGGGACTGGAAAATTCAAGAGGACAGTATTAATTGGAACAAAGGAATTGAAGGTGTTTTTGGTTACGATCCAAAAGAAGTAGGCAAAACTTCTAAATGGTGGTTCGACAAAATTCACCCTGAAGACAGCATCCGAATGTCAATAAAATTATATTCTTTTATAGAACAAAAAACCGAAAAATGGCAGGATCAATATCGTTTTAGATGTGCAGACGGATCTTACAAATATGTCTTGGACAGAGGTTTTTTATTAAAGGATGAAAATGGCAGAGCCATAAGAATGATTGGAGCCATTCAAGATATTACAAAACAAAAGGAAGAAGAACAGCGATTAAAACTTTTAGAAACCGTAATTACACAATCTAAAGATTCAATATTAATTACTGAGGCTAATTCTTCTGAAAGAAAAATACCTAAAATCGTTTACGTAAATCCTGCATTTTCCCAAATGTCTGGCTACCAGTCAAATGAAATAATCGGGAAATCGCCAAACATTTTTAAAGGACCAAAATCAGATTCTGATGAATTAAAAAAACTCTTAAGTGCCATAAAAAATGAAGAAGAATGCCTGATTGAAACTATTAGTTATACGAAAAGCAAAGAAGAATATTGGGTACGCTTTTCTATGATTCCAATTTTCAGTAACGAAGGACTAATTTCTCACTGGATTTCGATACAGAGAGATATTACAGATGAGAAAAAACTTGAAACAGAAAAAGAACATCTTATTCGAGAGTTAACTCAAAACAATAAGGACTTAAAACAGTTCTCTTATATTACATCGCATAATCTTAGAGCACCACTTTCAAACTTAATTGGGTTATTAAATTTAATGGAAGACATTCCGATAGAAAATGAAGAACTTCAAGAAATAGTAGCTGGATTTACAAAATCGACACATTTACTTAACGAAACCATCAACGATTTAGTAAAGGTTATTATCATTAAGGACAATCCTTCGATGCAAAAAGAAGAAGTTTCCTTAAAAGAAGTTTTTGAGAATGTATTCAGCCAACTTTCATTTCAAATTGAATTACACAAGCCTATAATTAAACTTAAGTTTGACAAAGTCCCAGAACTTATTACAAACAAAGCTTACATAGAAAGCATTTTATTGAACTTGCTTACCAATTCTATAAAATACAAATCGGAAAACAGAAAGTTAAAGATTTCCATAACGGCAGAACAAATAGAACAAAGAACAATCTTGACTTTTAAAGACAACGGAATCGGAATTGATTTAGAGAGAAATCGCGACAAAATATTTGGATTATATCAAAGATTTCATAATTACCCTGACAGCAAAGGTTTAGGATTATATCTTGTAAAATCACAGGTAGAAACAATGGGAGGAACAATCTCGATTGATAGCGAAGTCAATAAAGGAACCACATTTACAATAACATTTAAAAATTAA
- a CDS encoding response regulator, which translates to MLEQILCIDDDPITLMLCKKVISKSSFSHEVITAQNGEEALHHFNVLKYTNDKAKKRPELIFLDLNMPIMGGWEFLDHFTSPDYTEFNTVPVIVLSSTIDPEDLAKAKKYPIIIDFLSKPITQPMLEYLKKKIDL; encoded by the coding sequence ATGCTTGAGCAGATTTTATGCATCGATGATGACCCAATCACATTGATGTTATGCAAAAAAGTAATTTCAAAATCTTCATTTTCACATGAAGTTATTACGGCTCAAAACGGCGAAGAGGCTCTTCATCATTTCAATGTCTTAAAATACACAAACGACAAAGCAAAGAAAAGACCCGAATTAATTTTTTTAGATTTGAATATGCCTATTATGGGAGGATGGGAATTTTTAGACCATTTCACCTCTCCGGATTACACAGAATTCAATACCGTTCCTGTAATTGTACTCTCTTCAACAATTGACCCTGAAGATCTTGCTAAAGCAAAAAAGTATCCTATAATAATAGATTTTCTTTCTAAGCCTATTACACAGCCAATGCTGGAATATCTGAAAAAGAAAATTGATTTATAA
- the rpsT gene encoding 30S ribosomal protein S20, protein MANHKSALKRIRSNEKRRVLNRYQHKTTRNAIKALRLATDKSDAAAKLSTVISMIDKLAKKNIIHDNKASNLKSKLTKHVAKL, encoded by the coding sequence ATGGCAAATCATAAGTCAGCATTAAAAAGAATCAGAAGTAACGAAAAAAGAAGAGTTCTTAACAGATATCAGCACAAAACTACTCGTAACGCTATTAAAGCATTAAGATTAGCTACTGATAAATCTGATGCTGCTGCTAAATTATCTACTGTAATCTCTATGATTGATAAATTAGCTAAAAAGAACATCATTCATGATAATAAAGCTTCTAACTTGAAGTCTAAATTAACAAAACACGTTGCTAAATTGTAA
- the proS gene encoding proline--tRNA ligase, protein MSKNLTTRSEDYSKWYNELVVKADLAENSGVRGCMVIKPYGYAIWEKMQAELDRMFKETGHQNAYFPLFVPKSMFEAEEKNAEGFAKECAVVTHYRLKNDEERPGKLMVDPNAKLEEELIVRPTSEAIIWSTYKGWVQSYRDLPLLINQWANVVRWEMRTRLFLRTAEFLWQEGHTAHATKAEAIEESEKMMNVYADFAESFMAIPVVKGFKTETERFAGADETYCIEALMQDGKALQAGTSHFLGQNFAKAFDVKFANAEGKQEHVWGTSWGVSTRLMGALIMTHSDDQGLVLPPNLAPIQVVIVPIYKTDEQLAQITEAVKDLTAKLRKLKITVKFDDRTTQKPGFKFAEWELKGVPVRIAVGPKDLENGTFEVARRDNLTKEVVSNEKIVEHVNDLLEQIQTDLFTRALDYRNTHITEVNNFEEFKEVLEGKGGFLSAHWDGTAETEEKIKELTKATIRCIPLDAIEEAGTCVFTGKPSSKRVLFAKAY, encoded by the coding sequence ATGAGTAAGAACCTTACTACAAGATCAGAAGATTATTCGAAATGGTATAACGAACTGGTTGTAAAAGCAGATCTAGCTGAAAATTCAGGAGTTAGAGGATGTATGGTAATAAAACCATACGGATATGCTATTTGGGAAAAAATGCAAGCTGAGTTAGATCGTATGTTCAAAGAAACTGGACATCAAAATGCGTATTTTCCTTTGTTTGTACCGAAAAGCATGTTTGAGGCTGAAGAGAAAAATGCTGAGGGATTTGCAAAAGAATGTGCGGTTGTAACGCATTATAGATTAAAAAATGACGAGGAAAGACCTGGGAAATTAATGGTTGATCCAAACGCAAAATTAGAGGAGGAGCTTATTGTTCGTCCAACAAGTGAAGCTATTATTTGGTCTACATATAAAGGATGGGTGCAATCTTATAGAGATTTACCTTTGTTAATTAATCAATGGGCTAATGTGGTTCGATGGGAAATGCGTACGCGTTTGTTCTTGAGAACTGCAGAGTTTTTATGGCAAGAAGGGCATACGGCTCACGCTACAAAAGCAGAAGCAATTGAGGAATCAGAAAAAATGATGAACGTTTATGCTGATTTTGCTGAAAGTTTTATGGCAATTCCAGTGGTGAAAGGTTTTAAAACAGAAACAGAACGCTTTGCTGGAGCAGATGAGACTTATTGTATTGAAGCGTTGATGCAAGACGGAAAAGCATTGCAAGCTGGTACATCTCACTTTTTAGGACAGAACTTTGCAAAAGCATTTGATGTTAAGTTTGCAAACGCTGAAGGGAAACAAGAACATGTTTGGGGAACTTCTTGGGGAGTGTCTACTCGTTTAATGGGAGCGTTGATTATGACGCATTCTGATGATCAAGGATTGGTATTGCCTCCAAATTTGGCTCCAATTCAAGTGGTTATTGTTCCTATATATAAGACTGATGAACAATTGGCTCAAATTACTGAAGCGGTTAAGGATTTGACGGCTAAACTGAGAAAATTGAAAATCACTGTTAAGTTTGATGATAGAACAACGCAAAAACCAGGGTTTAAATTTGCGGAATGGGAATTAAAAGGGGTTCCTGTTCGAATTGCAGTTGGTCCGAAAGATTTGGAAAACGGAACTTTTGAGGTTGCAAGACGTGATAATTTGACAAAAGAAGTTGTTTCTAATGAAAAAATCGTTGAACATGTAAACGATCTTTTAGAACAGATTCAAACCGACTTATTTACTAGAGCATTAGATTATCGAAATACTCATATTACGGAAGTGAATAATTTTGAGGAATTTAAAGAGGTTTTAGAAGGAAAAGGTGGATTCTTATCTGCTCACTGGGATGGAACTGCAGAGACAGAAGAAAAGATAAAAGAATTGACAAAAGCGACGATTCGATGCATTCCTTTGGACGCTATTGAAGAGGCGGGAACCTGCGTGTTTACTGGGAAACCATCCTCTAAAAGAGTGCTTTTTGCTAAGGCTTATTAA
- a CDS encoding OmpP1/FadL family transporter encodes MKKILFLFITGLTVSASYSQEVSDALRYSQENLTGTARFRAMSGAFGAVGGDISSLSVNPAGSAIFNSNQVGVSFSNQNIKNNSNYNGTQTSDKENSFILNQAGGVFVFKNNNPNVGWNKVSIGATYENTNNFNNEVFSAGNNSTHSVDSYFLDYANYSNGDAPVPHEFVNTQDNETVSDLYHYLGSNFPNGQYPNLSGFSAQQALLGYQGYIINIDDVNNPNSPYSTNVPKGNNTNYYQTNDIYSRGYNSKLSFNIATSYKDRLYLGANLNVHITDYRRSTSFYETNNGVLTPNETISSIRFNNDLYTYGNGFSFQLGAIGKVTDNFRLGVAYESNTWYELYDELSQSLYTTRQAAGGPIVNANVAPNVVNVYESYTLQTPDRWTFSAAYIFGKSGLLSIDYGIRNYGNTKFKPSSAGFGGINNEIDNSLASTGELRIGAEYKIKQLSLRGGYRYEGSPYKNGITVGELNSYSAGLGYNFGSTKLDLAYSYLERDSNQGFFTRGFTDGANITSKLNNVTMTLLFEL; translated from the coding sequence ATGAAAAAAATACTTTTCCTATTTATAACAGGACTAACTGTCAGCGCGTCATATTCACAAGAAGTTTCAGATGCTCTACGTTATTCCCAAGAAAATCTTACTGGAACTGCGCGTTTTAGAGCCATGAGTGGTGCTTTTGGAGCGGTTGGAGGAGACATATCTTCTTTAAGTGTTAACCCTGCTGGATCTGCAATTTTCAACAGTAATCAAGTTGGAGTTTCCTTTAGCAATCAGAACATTAAAAACAATTCTAATTACAACGGAACTCAAACATCGGATAAAGAAAACTCTTTTATCTTAAACCAAGCGGGAGGTGTTTTTGTATTTAAAAATAACAATCCAAACGTCGGATGGAATAAAGTTTCAATTGGTGCGACTTACGAAAACACAAACAATTTCAATAATGAAGTTTTTTCTGCTGGAAACAACTCTACTCATTCGGTTGACTCTTATTTCCTAGATTATGCAAATTATAGTAACGGAGACGCACCTGTTCCTCATGAATTTGTTAACACACAAGACAACGAAACAGTTTCTGATTTATATCATTATTTAGGGTCTAATTTTCCAAATGGCCAATATCCTAATCTAAGTGGGTTTTCTGCACAACAAGCCTTGTTAGGATATCAGGGGTATATTATAAACATTGATGATGTAAATAATCCTAACAGCCCTTATTCAACAAACGTTCCAAAAGGCAACAACACCAACTATTACCAAACTAACGACATTTACTCAAGAGGATATAATAGTAAATTAAGCTTCAATATCGCAACCTCTTATAAAGATCGACTATATTTAGGAGCAAATTTAAATGTTCATATCACAGACTATAGAAGATCAACAAGTTTTTACGAAACCAATAATGGTGTGCTTACACCAAACGAAACAATATCAAGTATAAGATTCAATAATGATTTATATACTTATGGAAATGGCTTTTCTTTCCAACTTGGAGCAATAGGAAAAGTAACTGACAATTTTAGACTTGGTGTAGCATACGAATCTAACACTTGGTATGAATTGTACGACGAGCTTTCACAAAGTTTATACACTACAAGACAAGCTGCAGGCGGGCCAATTGTCAATGCCAATGTAGCTCCTAATGTTGTAAACGTATACGAATCTTATACTTTACAAACACCTGACAGATGGACTTTTAGTGCTGCATACATATTTGGAAAATCCGGTTTATTAAGCATTGATTATGGCATAAGAAATTACGGAAACACGAAATTCAAACCAAGCAGTGCAGGCTTTGGCGGCATTAACAATGAAATAGACAATAGTCTAGCGAGTACTGGAGAACTTCGTATTGGTGCTGAATACAAAATCAAGCAATTAAGCTTAAGAGGTGGATACCGTTATGAGGGAAGCCCTTATAAAAATGGAATTACGGTTGGAGAACTAAACAGTTATTCTGCTGGTCTAGGTTATAACTTTGGATCTACAAAATTAGACTTAGCTTACTCTTATTTAGAAAGAGATTCAAACCAAGGCTTTTTTACAAGAGGATTTACAGACGGAGCTAACATTACTTCGAAATTAAACAATGTCACTATGACTTTATTATTTGAATTGTAA
- the rimO gene encoding 30S ribosomal protein S12 methylthiotransferase RimO, translating into MRTKSLKKNKINVITLGCSKNVYDSEVLMGQLRANGKEVEHEAPAEKEGNIIVINTCGFIDNAKAESVNMILEYADKKDKGLVDKVFVTGCLSERYRPDLEKEIPNVDQYFGTTELPQLLKALGADYKHELLGERLTTTPKNYAYLKIAEGCDRPCSFCAIPLMRGSHVSQPIEKLVKEAEGLAKNGVKELILIAQDLTYYGLDLYKKRNLAELLEALAKVEGIEWIRLHYAFPTGFPMDVLEVMKSEPKICNYIDIPLQHISDSILKSMRRGTTQAKTTQLLKDFRAAVPGMAIRTTLIVGYPGETQEDFEILKDFVQEMKFDRMGCFAYSHEENTHAYLLEDDVPDDVKQARANEIMELQSQISWDLNQEKVGKVYKCIIDRKEGAHFVGRTEFDSPDVDNEVLIDASKHYVKTGEFVNIKIIEATEFDLYGEPA; encoded by the coding sequence ATGAGAACCAAGTCTTTAAAAAAGAACAAAATTAACGTAATCACTCTTGGGTGTTCAAAAAATGTTTATGATAGTGAAGTCCTAATGGGACAGCTACGTGCGAATGGAAAAGAAGTTGAACATGAAGCTCCTGCAGAAAAAGAAGGAAACATTATTGTAATTAATACTTGCGGATTTATTGATAATGCAAAAGCAGAATCAGTAAATATGATTTTGGAATATGCAGATAAAAAAGACAAAGGACTTGTTGACAAAGTTTTTGTAACAGGATGTTTGTCTGAACGGTACAGACCAGATTTAGAAAAAGAAATTCCGAATGTTGACCAATATTTTGGAACTACAGAATTACCTCAATTATTAAAAGCTCTTGGAGCCGATTATAAACATGAATTACTTGGAGAACGTTTGACTACAACTCCAAAAAATTATGCTTATTTAAAAATCGCAGAAGGATGCGACAGACCTTGCAGTTTCTGTGCGATTCCGTTAATGAGAGGTTCACACGTTTCTCAGCCAATTGAAAAATTGGTTAAAGAGGCAGAAGGATTAGCTAAAAATGGAGTTAAAGAATTAATCTTAATTGCTCAAGACTTAACTTATTATGGTCTTGATCTTTACAAAAAGAGAAATCTTGCTGAATTATTAGAAGCTTTGGCAAAAGTAGAAGGAATTGAATGGATTCGCTTACACTACGCCTTCCCTACTGGTTTTCCTATGGATGTTTTGGAAGTAATGAAGAGCGAACCTAAAATCTGTAACTACATTGATATTCCGTTACAGCATATTTCTGACTCAATTTTGAAATCAATGCGTCGTGGTACAACTCAAGCAAAAACGACTCAGTTATTAAAGGATTTCCGTGCAGCAGTTCCTGGAATGGCAATTAGAACTACATTAATTGTTGGTTACCCAGGTGAGACTCAGGAAGATTTTGAAATTCTGAAAGATTTTGTTCAGGAAATGAAATTTGACAGAATGGGATGTTTTGCTTATTCTCATGAAGAAAACACTCATGCTTATTTGTTGGAAGATGATGTTCCAGATGATGTAAAACAAGCTAGAGCTAACGAAATTATGGAACTGCAATCTCAAATTTCTTGGGATCTGAATCAAGAAAAAGTAGGTAAAGTATACAAATGCATCATTGACAGAAAAGAAGGCGCTCATTTTGTTGGACGTACAGAATTTGACAGTCCAGATGTTGACAATGAAGTTCTAATCGATGCTTCTAAACATTATGTAAAAACAGGAGAATTTGTTAATATCAAGATAATTGAAGCAACAGAATTTGATTTATACGGGGAACCTGCTTAA
- a CDS encoding N-acetylmuramoyl-L-alanine amidase — translation MTKKHFCYLILAVIISACSTNPYKNTEKAYDQQLKNLENQITSKEAKPIPAVSPVVIDTSYAQQLRIVKDTLSKTNSTYLQNGINTEWIGTVNFNLRKPSFVIIHHTAQDSLQQTINTFTKTKTQVSAHYIISENGKVVQMLNDYLRAWHAGNSTWGKTTDLNSCSIGIELDNNGFKPFTEAQISSLVALLTKLKKDYNIPTQNFLGHADIAPGRKQDPSALFPWKTLAEKGFGIWPDEVLEPAPFDFKIEPALRIIGYNTKNLTAAIQAFKLHYIQTDATSVLDRKTIDTIYSIYKKQVQ, via the coding sequence ATGACAAAAAAACATTTTTGTTATCTGATTTTAGCTGTTATTATCAGTGCTTGTTCTACAAATCCGTACAAGAATACTGAAAAGGCTTATGATCAGCAGCTAAAAAATTTGGAAAACCAAATCACAAGTAAAGAAGCCAAACCAATTCCAGCAGTTTCGCCTGTTGTTATTGACACTTCTTATGCACAGCAACTGAGAATTGTAAAAGACACTTTGTCTAAGACAAATTCTACTTATTTACAAAACGGAATTAATACAGAATGGATTGGTACTGTAAATTTCAATTTAAGAAAACCAAGCTTTGTTATTATTCACCATACAGCTCAAGATTCGCTACAGCAAACCATTAATACTTTTACTAAAACCAAAACTCAGGTAAGCGCACACTATATTATTTCTGAAAACGGAAAAGTAGTACAAATGCTGAATGATTATTTAAGAGCTTGGCACGCTGGAAATTCAACATGGGGAAAAACAACAGATCTAAACTCTTGCTCAATAGGCATTGAGTTAGATAATAACGGATTCAAACCTTTTACAGAAGCTCAAATCAGTAGTTTGGTAGCTTTGTTGACCAAATTAAAAAAGGATTACAATATTCCGACACAAAACTTTTTAGGTCACGCGGATATTGCCCCTGGAAGAAAACAAGATCCAAGCGCCTTATTTCCATGGAAAACCTTAGCAGAAAAAGGATTTGGAATCTGGCCAGATGAAGTCTTAGAACCAGCTCCATTTGATTTTAAAATTGAACCTGCATTAAGAATAATAGGCTATAACACCAAAAACCTAACTGCAGCAATTCAGGCATTTAAGCTGCATTACATTCAAACTGATGCAACATCGGTTTTAGACAGAAAAACAATAGATACTATTTATTCGATTTATAAAAAACAGGTTCAGTAA
- a CDS encoding outer membrane beta-barrel protein yields MKKAFHILAAMLTSSFAFAQEEEAAAPATTWGGSADAYYKYDFSKQMNGLTSFTNSQNSFELGMASIEAGHTFGKASVFVDLGFGKRAAEFSYNETPDKDASAKFMIKQLFFTYNLTDEFKVVAGSFGTHIGYEVLDAVDNKNYSMSYAFSYGPFFNTGVKAQYTSGKFTAMLGLTNPTDFKSAMDAGSYQKTFIGQVGYIGDTGSAYLNFTTGSTNPIPGSLIPVSDENKTQFDLTASKAISDSFSLGLNATYAKTTNDFDSNLDGDWFSLVGYATYSFNPTLLLAYRMEYFDAKDAAPSLGTLAGSNVFANTVSLNYKVGKLTIIPELRYDAASEDIFLDKDALPTGGSFYALIATTYSF; encoded by the coding sequence ATGAAAAAAGCATTTCACATTTTAGCCGCGATGTTAACAAGTTCTTTTGCCTTTGCCCAAGAAGAGGAAGCAGCCGCTCCAGCAACCACATGGGGAGGTTCTGCAGATGCGTACTATAAATATGATTTTTCAAAACAAATGAATGGATTAACGAGCTTTACCAACTCACAGAATTCATTCGAATTAGGAATGGCATCGATCGAAGCGGGCCATACTTTTGGAAAAGCTTCAGTTTTTGTAGACTTAGGTTTCGGAAAAAGAGCAGCAGAATTTTCATATAATGAAACACCAGATAAAGATGCAAGTGCAAAATTTATGATTAAACAATTATTTTTTACATACAATTTGACTGATGAATTTAAAGTAGTAGCAGGTAGTTTCGGAACTCATATCGGTTATGAAGTATTAGATGCAGTAGATAATAAAAACTACAGTATGTCTTATGCGTTTTCTTACGGACCGTTTTTTAATACCGGGGTTAAAGCGCAATATACTTCTGGTAAATTTACTGCCATGTTAGGATTAACCAACCCAACAGACTTTAAGTCTGCTATGGATGCAGGTTCGTATCAAAAAACGTTCATTGGACAAGTAGGATATATCGGTGATACAGGAAGTGCTTATTTGAATTTTACAACAGGAAGTACTAACCCGATACCAGGAAGCTTAATTCCGGTTTCAGACGAAAACAAAACGCAGTTTGACTTAACAGCTTCTAAAGCAATTTCAGATAGTTTCTCGCTTGGGTTAAATGCGACTTATGCTAAAACAACAAATGATTTTGATAGTAATTTAGACGGAGATTGGTTTTCTTTAGTAGGCTACGCTACTTATTCGTTCAATCCAACATTGCTTTTGGCTTACAGAATGGAATATTTTGATGCTAAAGATGCGGCGCCAAGTTTAGGAACTTTAGCAGGATCAAATGTATTTGCTAATACTGTTTCTTTAAATTATAAAGTTGGAAAATTGACTATAATTCCTGAGCTAAGATACGATGCAGCGTCTGAAGATATTTTCTTAGATAAAGATGCATTGCCAACAGGCGGAAGTTTCTATGCCTTAATTGCAACAACATACTCTTTCTAG